In Pseudochaenichthys georgianus chromosome 6, fPseGeo1.2, whole genome shotgun sequence, a single window of DNA contains:
- the LOC117447545 gene encoding G2/M phase-specific E3 ubiquitin-protein ligase-like isoform X1, translated as MFIMAGRMVGHSFVHGGPCLSGLSPAVVHVLLGGSPETATVTLEDCPDLDIRETIRLLEGESKISDEGKRSVRDLAFAWDLPCLTGNNRRWLFEKMLIHAVIGRVISQIKQLRRGLKETPMWAMLSQRPDTVALLFPQEGAVDYSPAGILQRITWPRDDDDDDEDDDCSVDTKCRVSGYLRRFIENGVQRHSTSPDVMANLVKFWTGWEILPRNNLSIEVVNGSFPTASTCYETLRIPGHYKDYASFENVMLACIGTCQTGFGLV; from the exons ATGTTCATCATGGCTGGGAGAATGGTGGGACACTCCTTCGTGCATGGAGGACCATGCCTGTCGGGGCTCAGCCCTGCTGTTGTTCATGTCCTGCTTGGAGGAAGTCCTGAAACTGCCACTGTCACACTAGAGGACTGTCCAGACCTAGACATCCGGGAAACAATCAGGCTT CTTGAAGGGGAATCCAAAATCTCTGATGAGGGTAAAAGAAGTGTCCGGGACTTGGCCTTCGCCTGGGACCTCCCTTGCCTTACCGGAAATAACCGCAGATGGCTTTTTGAGAAGATGTTGATCCATGCT GTAATTGGACGTGTCATAAGTCAAATTAAGCAGCTCAGACGTGGTCTTAAGGAGACGCCAATGTGGGCCATGCTGAGTCAACGCCCTGACACAGTGGCCCTGCTATTTCCACAAGAGGGAGCAGTGGATTATAGCCCTGCG GGCATTCTTCAGCGCATCACCTGGCctcgtgatgatgatgatgatgatgaggacgATGACTGTTCAGTTGACACAAAATGCCGTGTATCAGGATATCTTCGCCGCTTCATTGAAAATG GTGTGCAAAGACACTCAA CGTCACCTGATGTAATGGCCAATCTGGTGAAATTCTGGACCGGGTGGGAGATTCTGCCACGGAATAATCTGTCCATTGAGGTGGTCAACGGCAGCTTCCCCACTGCCTCAACCTGTTACGAGACCCTGCGCATCCCAGGGCATTACAAGGACTATGCATCTTTTGAAAATGTAATGCTGGCTTGTATTGGAACTTGTCAAACAGGATTTGGTCTTGTGTAA
- the LOC117447545 gene encoding G2/M phase-specific E3 ubiquitin-protein ligase-like isoform X2, which produces MFIMAGRMVGHSFVHGGPCLSGLSPAVVHVLLGGSPETATVTLEDCPDLDIRETIRLLEGESKISDEGKRSVRDLAFAWDLPCLTGNNRRWLFEKMLIHAVIGRVISQIKQLRRGLKETPMWAMLSQRPDTVALLFPQEGAVDYSPAGILQRITWPRDDDDDDEDDDCSVDTKCRVSGYLRRFIENASPDVMANLVKFWTGWEILPRNNLSIEVVNGSFPTASTCYETLRIPGHYKDYASFENVMLACIGTCQTGFGLV; this is translated from the exons ATGTTCATCATGGCTGGGAGAATGGTGGGACACTCCTTCGTGCATGGAGGACCATGCCTGTCGGGGCTCAGCCCTGCTGTTGTTCATGTCCTGCTTGGAGGAAGTCCTGAAACTGCCACTGTCACACTAGAGGACTGTCCAGACCTAGACATCCGGGAAACAATCAGGCTT CTTGAAGGGGAATCCAAAATCTCTGATGAGGGTAAAAGAAGTGTCCGGGACTTGGCCTTCGCCTGGGACCTCCCTTGCCTTACCGGAAATAACCGCAGATGGCTTTTTGAGAAGATGTTGATCCATGCT GTAATTGGACGTGTCATAAGTCAAATTAAGCAGCTCAGACGTGGTCTTAAGGAGACGCCAATGTGGGCCATGCTGAGTCAACGCCCTGACACAGTGGCCCTGCTATTTCCACAAGAGGGAGCAGTGGATTATAGCCCTGCG GGCATTCTTCAGCGCATCACCTGGCctcgtgatgatgatgatgatgatgaggacgATGACTGTTCAGTTGACACAAAATGCCGTGTATCAGGATATCTTCGCCGCTTCATTGAAAATG CGTCACCTGATGTAATGGCCAATCTGGTGAAATTCTGGACCGGGTGGGAGATTCTGCCACGGAATAATCTGTCCATTGAGGTGGTCAACGGCAGCTTCCCCACTGCCTCAACCTGTTACGAGACCCTGCGCATCCCAGGGCATTACAAGGACTATGCATCTTTTGAAAATGTAATGCTGGCTTGTATTGGAACTTGTCAAACAGGATTTGGTCTTGTGTAA